CGACTTGAATCTGCAAAGTTCTATCTTGGTCTCATTGTCTCAGTAAGCGATTTATTTTCTTATTGCTTCGACCATTGGGCTTGTTGTGGCAGTTGCCGGATTCTTGTCTCAGTAAGCGATTTATTTTCTTATTGCTTCGACATGAGCTTGTTCAATCAATTAAACATTATTTTGTCTCAGTAAGCGATTTATTTTCTTATTGCTTCGACGTAATCCAAATCCCAGGACTGGCTATATCCAGAGTCTCAGTAAGCGATTTATTTTCTTATTGCTTCGACGTAATCCAAATACCCGGCCTTGCAATTAGCCGTAGTCTCAGTAAGCGATTTATTTTCTTATTGCTTCGACTTAGTGGAGGAATTTGGATTTCTAAATATTTAGTCTCAGTAAGCGATTTATTTTCTTATTGCTTCGACAAGATTGCAAGCGTTGTGAAGTGGAAACTATGGGTCTCAGTAAGCGATTTATTTTCTTATTGCTTCGACGGGGTGCAAGATCATAAACAACCGAACATATTTTGTCTCAGTAAGCGATTTATTTTCTTATTGCTTCGACCGAGATGCCATCATCCCCAATGGGGATCATAGCGTCTCAGTAAGCGATTTATTTTCTTATTGCTTCGACCCACGGTATCGATGGCCAAAGCTGGGGCTACTTGTCTCAGTAAGCGATTTATTTTCTTATTGCTTCGACAAAAAGGTACTTGAGCTGTCGAACTCAGCAACGGTCTCAGTAAGCGATTTATTTTCTTATTGCTTCGACCAATCATTAAAGTAATGAAAGCTCAAAAGAAATGTCTCAGTAAGCGATTTATTTTCTTATTGCTTCGACTACATTAAGCGGTGGGGGTTCTGATTCAATTAAGTCTCAGTAAGCGATTTATTTTCTTATTGCTTCGACGATTTTGTTCTTATAGGAAAACTTGCGGAATAAGTCTCAGTAAGCGATTTATTTTCTTATTGCTTCGACTTTGCCGTATTCGCTGTTATTTAAAACGAATGAGTCTCAGTAAGCGATTTATTTTCTTATTGCTTCGACAGGGAAAAATACTTAAAGGGTATCTGGATTCTGTCTCAGTAAGCGATTTATTTTCTTATTGCTTCGACTTACTCAAAGTAAACCAATAATCCAGTGTTATACGTCTCAGTAAGCGATTTATTTTCTTATTGCTTCGACGATTATCCCGGTTGGAACACCGGAACCGATTATGTCTCAGTAAGCGATTTATTTTCTTATTGCTTCGACAGGCGATTACGTGCCACTCGAAAGAATCGAAAGTCTCAGTAAGCGATTTATTTTCTTATTGCTTCGACGACCTGCATTAAATGCCAACAAACCGATTTTATATGTCTCAGTAAGCGATTTATTTTCTTATTGCTTCGACAAGCGAAAAGGGCGCATCGCCACTTACGAACAGGTCTCAGTAAGCGATTTATTTTCTTATTGCTTCGACTTAATGAGTTTTTCCTAACAACATTACTAATTGTCTCAGTAAGCGATTTATTTTCTTATTGCTTCGACCTTCTTTAATAAGGCCAAAACCTAATGATAAAGTCTCAGTAAGCGATTTATTTTCTTATTGCTTCGACAGCAGTATTAATATAACTGTCTGTATTACAGTTTATAGTGCTGTTTGTTTTCGTTGCCCAAATTCGTGCCTTTGCCTGAATTACTGCTTTCATAGCTTAAATTTAAGCAATTTTATCCAATTTGATTCATAATTTTCTTTTCGTTTGTCATATCCAAAGTACGTCCGGTGGGCTCAATATATATTCAAAATCTGCAGCCAAACCAAGACTATCCATCTTTTTTAGTTGTATTTTTCCCAGTCTCAAAATATCCACTTTGTCATGATCCCCCATTTTTTTGGATAATACCTTATCGATCTGTTCTTTACAATATTTCCATTGATGATCAGGATGGCTACCGCAGAAAACTGAATATTGCATCCGGATAAATCCTAATGCTTCCAGTTTTTTCGAGAACTTCGTCCTTAATGGATCTGATTCAATATCATAAATGATCATTCTTATAATCATAATTCCGGATTTGCTGTGCAAGTGTCTGACTTAAATAGTGAATATGATCAATTCTTTTGATTTTCTTCCCATTCAATAAACTACGTTCATGCATAACTTTATAATAATATTGGATAATCTTTTTTCTGCAATCACTGGTTAATAGTCCTGTTTCTTCCTCCACATCCTCATCTGTAATCATTTTTTGCATAAACATTTGAATCAGAATTCGATCTGCCCATGGCCGGAATGGTTCAATTTGATCATAAGCCAAAGTGGGTTTGTCATATTGAATTACATGAAAAAAACCAATGTATGGATCCAAGCCACACATAAGCAGACTCGATTCAATGATGCCATAAGTAATTCCATATACATAATTCAGTCCTTTGTTGAACAAGTCTTTAGGTCCTCTTTTGACTCTTCCATCAAATTCCGTATGCTTCTTTAAACTTAATGCGACCGCCGCCCAATACCATTTAGATGCACTCCCTTCAATACCTCTGAATACATCGTAATCATTTTCCTGTTGAAGTCTGGTTCTTGACCGATCCATACGATCCAATGCGGTTTTTGCGAAGTGGGCAGTTGAACTAAATCTATTTATCAACCAGCGTAGGTTTTGCTGCTGATGTATTAATTTCAATTCCAACAATTGTCTTACCCATTCCATTCAAATTTGGAATCACTATAATACACCTGGCTTTTACGCAACAAAGCTATGCTCCCATATTTGTGACTCCAGGTCCAGGCATCCACCCTTCCGGTTGCATCATAAATCATTACTGGCACTTCGAATTCAGCAGCCATACCTAATACTGCTGTGCTGATGATCCCGTTTTTAAGGATATTGATGCTGTTCAATTTTAAAAAACTGGCATATCGCACTCCATCCGTACCTGATATTTTGAGCATACCGTCTTCTAATTCCAATCTAACTCCATATTGTTCTATAAAAAGATGCATAATTTGAATTAAAAAAATTCGTATGGAAGATCCAACCAGCTTACAGATTCAAAATCTTGCATAATTTCTTTGGCTTCTTCAAATTGGTCGAAAAGCTTGCCTACACCCTGATCTTCGGGCATCACGGTCAAGGCAAAGTTTATTTTGCCACGTAATTCTGATTCAAACAATTTTAACTTTTTTGCACTCGCACCTGTCCGATACCTGGATTCTACTTCCATGTACGATTTATATCTCATCAATTCTTTCTGCAATCCTTCCAGATACAATTCCGGCAAGCCAAGTCTGTTGCCATCGAGCAGAATACCGGTGATTTCCTTTCGATCTTCATGTCCAAACCATTTGATTTTTTGAGGGTTCACGTTAAAGCCACATTGCGATATGATACTCTTAATGTTGTCCAAGTGTTCGGGCTCCATCAAATCAAGAGTGGAAAAACTAAGATCATCTGCGTACCTAGAATATACAAGTCCTGTATGTTTGCTGTATTGTATCAATTCACGATCCATCTCAATGCTGGCCATATTTGATAATACAGGAGAACTTGGAGCACCCATTGGCAATCTATCATGATAGGTAGTTAATCTGGCCAATATATCAATCAATTCGTCATGAAAATGATTGAAATGAATTTTAAAGATTTCTTCCACCCTGACACGACTTACCTGATGAAAAAAATCTTTAAGATCCACATTCAATAAATAATTACATCCTAAATGTTGCATAGCATTCCCGGTAATCGTCCTGTCTTCACCGGCTTCCCGTTTAATCACAAAACCATATACACATTCAGGTCTGATCAGGCTGTAAAAAGCCTGCAAATGTTCATTGATAAATGTTTGTACGATTTTGAGTTTCTTTTCGGGATCTTCAACCAATCTTAAACCACCTTTAGATTTTGGAATTTCGTAACGGTGATATCGTGGTTGATGGGCCATCAACACCACTTGCTGTTCATGCTTGCGAATCAAACTGCAAAGATCTCTTAGGGTTTCGATTTTACTGAATCGTTTAGCTCTGATCTTTATGGCAGTTTTTATAGACATATAGCTTTATTTCATTCTTTCAAAGAACTTTATCCGTCGTCGTGATCTACGGATCGTAAGGGCCTCAATACACCAAAACCAAGAGCTTTAAGGCTGCCAATTGAAATTTCAGGTGGCAAATAAGCATTGATCCCGGCAATCAGATCGGCAGAAACATAAGTCAGGATTTCATTATTCTGTTTTGGCCTATACTTTGCAGTACGAAATCCTTTAAAATCCATGACTTTTGCTCTGAATGGCTTACCATGTTCTGAATCCCATTCAACACTCTCCGCAAAATGAGTAAGGCTATCCTTTATTTTATTTTCTATCAACCTTAATTTATCTTCAAAAAATTGCTCTGCTTTAAATTGCTTATAGGCACCTTCTTCATTGAATGGCAAAAAATGGGTTAAGGTGTAGGGCAAAAAATTTAAACCGGGCAACATTTTAACTTTAGTCTTTTCAATTTGAAACTCTTCAAATAGTTTTAATTTAATCTTAGAATGTCCCCATCTAATTTTAGGTTCCGGATTCTTCTTTACAAATGAATTTAAAACATTAACACCCTTTGCAACAGCCCAAATAGATGCATAAAAATGCCTGCCAATAAGTTCAGACCTGAATTGGATAAGTGGATACCTCAAATAATTGGCCTTGCCCATCCCTGTCTTTATAATCTTTTGTTGTGTATTGTTTTTTAGGTCATCAATTTCCTCTAGATGATTGTGCCAAATATCTTCTGTTGGATCCTGTAAATGCAGAATCTCCTTTTTAAAGTGGGGAATTTCATCCGGTCGGAGCGGTAGATTGTATATAATTTTTAAGGTTTTTATGTTATTCATATGAAGCGTAGCTATCTTGAGTTAATAGAAAGGTTTCCAATTGTTCAATCAAATTAATTGCAGATATACAGGACATTCCACTCCGTTCAAAAATATGCAGAACTTGCGAAGATTCCAAAGTAGGTAACAAAACAAAGGAATTTTGTTCATTCATGCCAAGCAAATGTCTATGATTGTTGAACTTCTGATAATATTCGCCTATGGCCCCACTTTTACATTCAAACCAATAAATTTGCCCATTGAGCATAAGCATCAGGTCAAGTTCAGTATGTTTGCCATCTGGTTTGATTACTGCTAATTGACTTAAAATATCAAAGGACTGTATTTTATTTAGACGCTGCTTTAAAAATAACGATAATTTGCTTCGAAGCAACAACTCCAACCAATATCCATTGATAAACATTGCTGATTTATGGATCTCCGCAACATCAACAAATAGCTCACTTTTGCTTTTAGTTTCAAAGCGATCAATGATCCCATGTTGTTTGAGCATATCACACCAGGTTTGAATATATTGCAATGATGTTTCGGTTGTGCGTGTAGTAAAATTCTTTTTGTTCCGCTGATTGGCCTTTAATAATTCATAAAAAATCTGCAAGTTTCCAAAGTGCGAGGCCAGGTAATCCACTGCCTGAAATAAGTAGCTGTCTGCTTTCAATGAAGTAATGGCACCTACCAATTTTATATTCTTTGATTTTAACCAGTTTTTGATAAAGTTCCTTTTATGTTTTGAAGCCCATTGCGTCTTATGATCCTGAAGAGTTACATTCGGAGCTTGGTTTAGTTTACTCTTGAAATTTCTGACCAACAAACTAAATTCTTTGATGGGCACTTGCTTATCGGCTTCCTTTTGAAGCAAAACCAGTTGAGACAAATGTTCCAGAGCATCAGCTAACTCCTGAAGAGATTCAGCTAAAATTGCAATGTTCAATTCCGATGGTGTTGTAGATTCAGACACTTTTATTCGACAAAATTTAAATGGTTTGTAATCATTTTTATAAATTAATTGTGTTCAATCATCAATCATCGAAACATTTGTCTCACGATAATATACAACCCAATCAATGCAATAATCAAAGCAAGGATAGCAGCCAGGACACCCTGAAATTGCGCATCATCGCCCTGTGAGACATACTTTGCAAAAAGGTAGATAGATGCTGCACAAATACCAAGCTTCATTACAGTTGTCCCAACGGCTGCCATAAAAACAACAGCAACCATTATCAAAGCAGCCGTTTCTATGGGTAGAATTCCAAAATATGTTAATCGCACACAAACTATTGTTGCACTTAAAATACTTGCAATGGCAGACATATTTTCCATTAACGATCTTTTCTTTCTTGTACCAAACATATCGTGATGTTATGCACTCATATTAAGCTCAGCTTCCATAAATTCCTTTCTGAACAAAGATGGTTGCCAAATACAATGAAAATTTCTCGTGTACCGCCGCTGCCGGTTATCGTAACTGTACCAAAATTAAGAATGCGACCCAAAATACTTTGATCGACAAAAACGGATTCTATTTTACGTAGGCTCATTTCAAATGTCCAGATTCTGATCAAACCCTTCTTGATAATGATGCGCCGGTTGGTAATCACGAATTCATCGGTCAATTGTTGAATTATAGGAATGATAAATAATGAGATTAAAGCCTTCCATGAAATAAAGTGAACCCAATGGTAAGTGGTCTCATGGAGAATCGATTCTCCTTTAAGCAAATGTCTTTCAGCATAAGTAGCCATTACAGTTGAATCAAGGCAGCACCATAATCCTCTTTCATTAAAGAAGCATGGCAGGCATCAAAATAGGTCAGCCAGAAGTTTTTAATTCTGAAGAAGCGGTCGCTGTCTCTGCTTCTAGCCCCGGCTACGTATACTTTTACACCGGTCAGATCGGGCAGGCCTCGTGGTTTTTTTTGTTCAAGTTCTATGATTTGTTTGTTCCGGTCATCGTTGAGATTTTCCACCGGAAACCGGTAATCTGCAGAATATTGTTCCATGTCGGATAAGAGAATCAGATATTTATTCAAATGGGTGTTTTTTTTGAATACATTCTCGGCAACATGAATTGCAGAAATAATATCCGTAGTTTTTGCTAATCGTTCACTATTAAGGATAAAATTTTGGACTTTAGTGGTGATCATAGATTTTTCCAAATTTAAAACCGAATCAAATTTGGACTTTTCCATATTCATGATTAATTCATTGTCTGTTGTAGGTTTAAAGCTTAAAAATTTATGATTTGCAATGTATTCCGGCTCATTGATGGAAGATTCCGTAATGAGTCCCACAACAAGAACATCTTCAGCTCCGATCTTTTCAATCAGTTTTGTAAAATTATCAGAATACCTCTGTCGTGTTTGCAAATCCTGTCTTACCCCGGACATATCCAATAAAACGCACCAGGTTGTGGTGGTTTGGTTTTTATCTTCAGTACAGGAAAGTAGTGATAGCAAAACGATTAAAAGCCCTGATCCAAAAAAATATTTAAATTTCAAATGCATAAAATTAGATTTCTTAATTATCACTGGGTTTAGGCAATGGTTGATTGTTTGGTATGATATCACAATTCCAGTCCAGATCCTTTTCCCATAAACCTGCCGGCATGATCAGTTCCTGAATACTTTTTTGAAAACATGCAGGAATGGTTTGAGAGCGTCTTACCTCCTGATTCTTGTTCCGATAAACAGAAATCAGCCATTTCACAACTTTGATCATATCGCGGCCAATGGATACATGATGGTCAAATTCTTCTTTACGCAAATGTTTTATTTTTTCATAATGCAGTCTTGCCAATTCGTATTCTTTGACGGCAGTTGCATAATCTGATCCGAATTTTTCCATTACTTTTTTTGCCCCTAAATACCGCAACTTTAAAGTTCTGAATTTCTCAGGATCTTTATGAGCAGCTCTGTAAGAAACAAAAGCTGCAATCAACCAAATTAATAAATTTATAAAAACAAAGGCTAATGTAGCCTGGAAAGGAGTAATGCTTAGTTTTAATGCTGAATCTCTCCAGGCAACTTCAAACAAAGCTTCCCTTAAAAAAGAGATAACTACAAAAACAATAAAGGGCACCAATACCAAAAACGTTGCCCAAATGCGTTGCGTTTGAGTTTTATTATCGATTCGAACCGTATGCCCAAATGCGAATGCTGAAACCGGCAACGCGATACTAATGGTAGCAGCACTGATCATGGTTTCAACTTTGGATGAACCCATGACTGAAAAGATCATGTAATTAAAATAAAATTCAGCAACTGCTAAAAGTGCAATCAGTATATATTCACCAGTCTTTGAGAATGCCGGTGCTTGTAAATCTTCAAATTCTTCCAGGGCTTCATCATATTCCTTTTTAGCGCTATCGAATTCTGCTTTTTCAGTCTCCAGATTCATAGCACAGGCTTGTGCTTTAATAAAGGCATCGCAATAAAGTGGTTTCAACTTTTTATCTTGGCTGCTCCATTCGGTTGCAAGGTCACTCAACCAGTCATCACCCGCTTTCATCAATTCCATTTCGTATAATGCAGGATCCTGCCGATTATCTTCCGGCTGAACAGGAAATTCTTCTTTCGTAAATGGCCACAGTTTCCATCGCCAACCTCGGCCATCGAGTTTTCCTTTTTTACAGACTTTGTTGCGGGTGTAGATGTATTTTTTTGGCATGATGTGAGTAATTTAGTAATAAAATTTATAAATTCAAATTATATAAATATCAGAAGTAATTATATTAAATTTATACTTGTGTGTATTTAGAGATATTTATAGAATTATTTATATAATTCAATTCTTGATATTTGGTAATTCCCATTTTTTAATGATCCAATGGTATCTACAATTTTAAAGTCCACTTCAATACCTATTAGACCTTTGTAACCTTGTAAATTTAAGAAATCAGACTGACCTTTAACAAAGAGTTGGACTTTAGCGTTTCCACTTTTGAGTTCATGAATATATCCTGATATCTTCTCATTTTTATATACTGAGGAAATGGATGGCCAGTTTTCACTTTCGGGAACTTTGGTAATATCTGGTTTTGTAGGTGGCTTAATTATTATTT
The genomic region above belongs to Saprospiraceae bacterium and contains:
- a CDS encoding CRISPR-associated endonuclease Cas1 — encoded protein: MHLFIEQYGVRLELEDGMLKISGTDGVRYASFLKLNSINILKNGIISTAVLGMAAEFEVPVMIYDATGRVDAWTWSHKYGSIALLRKSQVYYSDSKFEWNG
- a CDS encoding RNA-directed DNA polymerase, which gives rise to MSIKTAIKIRAKRFSKIETLRDLCSLIRKHEQQVVLMAHQPRYHRYEIPKSKGGLRLVEDPEKKLKIVQTFINEHLQAFYSLIRPECVYGFVIKREAGEDRTITGNAMQHLGCNYLLNVDLKDFFHQVSRVRVEEIFKIHFNHFHDELIDILARLTTYHDRLPMGAPSSPVLSNMASIEMDRELIQYSKHTGLVYSRYADDLSFSTLDLMEPEHLDNIKSIISQCGFNVNPQKIKWFGHEDRKEITGILLDGNRLGLPELYLEGLQKELMRYKSYMEVESRYRTGASAKKLKLFESELRGKINFALTVMPEDQGVGKLFDQFEEAKEIMQDFESVSWLDLPYEFF
- the cas2 gene encoding CRISPR-associated endonuclease Cas2, translated to MIIRMIIYDIESDPLRTKFSKKLEALGFIRMQYSVFCGSHPDHQWKYCKEQIDKVLSKKMGDHDKVDILRLGKIQLKKMDSLGLAADFEYILSPPDVLWI
- a CDS encoding PH domain-containing protein; protein product: MATYAERHLLKGESILHETTYHWVHFISWKALISLFIIPIIQQLTDEFVITNRRIIIKKGLIRIWTFEMSLRKIESVFVDQSILGRILNFGTVTITGSGGTREIFIVFGNHLCSERNLWKLSLI
- the cas1 gene encoding CRISPR-associated endonuclease Cas1, coding for MEWVRQLLELKLIHQQQNLRWLINRFSSTAHFAKTALDRMDRSRTRLQQENDYDVFRGIEGSASKWYWAAVALSLKKHTEFDGRVKRGPKDLFNKGLNYVYGITYGIIESSLLMCGLDPYIGFFHVIQYDKPTLAYDQIEPFRPWADRILIQMFMQKMITDEDVEEETGLLTSDCRKKIIQYYYKVMHERSLLNGKKIKRIDHIHYLSQTLAQQIRNYDYKNDHL